The following nucleotide sequence is from Methylocella sp..
AGCCCAAGGCTTGCGACCCTGATGATTGAACGTCGCCGGCGACGCCAGCAACCGAGGCGCGAGATCCGCGGCCTTGCTGGCGCCTCGCCAAAAATCGCGGACCGCGTCGCGAAACTTGTCATTCCATTCCGCCCATCCTGGCGGAAACTCTCCGACTTGATAACCGCCGGGACCGCAATCCCACGGTTCAGCGACAAGCTTCACGGCGCCAAGCACCGGATCCTGGCTGCACGCTTTGAGAAAGCCTGATTGATTGTCGAAGCCGTTCGGTTCGCGGGCGAGAATGGTGCCGAGATCAAAGCGGAACCCATCGACATGCGTCTCATTTACCCAATAACGCAGGCTGTCGGTGACCATCTGAATCACTCGCGCGTGGGAGAGATTGACGGTATTTCCGGTGCCCGCATCATTAATGTAGAAGCGCTTCTGATCAGGGAGCAATCGATAATAGGAGGCGTTGTCGATGCCTTTGAACGATAAGGTCGGTCCGCGCTCATTGCCCTCCGCTGTGTGATTGTAGACTACGTCAAGGATGACTTCGAGATCGGCTTCGTGAAATCGCGCCACCATTTCCTTGAATTCGCGAAGGCAGTTTGCGCGATCTGACGCGTAACGAGGATCTGGCGCGAAGAAGCCGATCGTATTGTATCCCCAATAATTGGTGAGACCTTTTTCGAGAAGGTGACTATCGTTGATAAAGCTGTGAATCGGCAGCAGCTCAACCGAGGTCACGCCAATCGACTTGATGTGGGCCAAAACATCGGCGGAGCCGAGGCCTGCATAGGTGCCGCGCAGATGCTCATCGACGTTGGGATGCAGCTTTGTGTAGCCGCGCACGTGAGTTTCGTAAAATATGGTTCTATCCCAAGCGAGAGGCTTACGTTGGGGCTGGCCGCGCCAGTCAAAATTTGGATCAACGATGATGCACTTGGGTACAAACGGCGCGCTGTCGCGCTCATCGAAGGATAGATCCTCGTCCGGGTGGCCGATCGAGTAGCCGAAGATCGCGGGGTCCCATTGGAGATCGCCCATGTGAGCGCGGGCGTATGGGTCAAGCAGCAGCTTCATTGGATTGAAGCGGTGCCCGGCATCCGGCTCGTAGGGGCCGTGAACGCGATAGCCGTAGACTTGGCCTGGCCCGATATCAGGCAACCAGCCATGAAAGATCTGGTCTGTATACTCTGGCAGCGTCACGCGCTCAAGTTCGGCGCCTCCCCCAGCATCAAATAGGCAAACCTCAACCTTCAAAGCATTTGCCGAGAAAATCGCGAAGTTCACTCCCCGGCCGTCCCAACATGCGCCGAGCGGATAAGGCAAGCCTTCGCGGACGCGGCTCTTGATATCGTCCCCCATCTGCTCCTCCCCAAGTGGTGAGCTTTCGTAACCCTGAACTCGGCCCGTAGGTTCCCGACTTTCTCTGCCGCATATTCTCGAAGTTTTTCCCGCTCCGCGAGCTCTTCGTTGGACAGGCGCGCGTCGGTAAGTCCGGCTGCGGATCATCGGATTGAAAGGACCGGATTTGAGCGGCCTTTGAAACGCGCGGCCGGCTTGAACCTTTCACGCCCGGACCCGTTAGAGCGGGACTTAGCGAGGAAACGTCAAAAGGAGAACGCGATGAGATTTGCCCTAGCTCTATCCACGACGCTGCTGGCGATTGCGCCGGGCTTTGCGATTGCCCAAAACATGACGCCCGCAGACGAAGGCGCAGCGCCCGGCGTTGGCGTCGTTGCTCCCCAGGAACCTACTACCTCGGGAGAGCCGACCGACATGAAGGGGACGCAGTCAATGGCGCCGTCAAGCGGAAATGCCCCCTCTGGGGAGCCAGACTCGGGGATGGGACGCGGCCAAAAGTGATGCTTCGACATACATAAAAGATAGCCCCCCAAAGGGGCTATTTTTGACCGACGGCATAATAATGTGGCGGACGACCCGTAACTTACTCGCGGAGGCTTTATTGAGGCGTCGCGTCCGCGCGATCATCTGCCGCGTGGTGCCGGAGTTCGCACCTTCCTCGGTTCTCCCGACTCATGCGCGCGGAAAGCGCCACAAGCCGGGCAAAACAACCACACAATCAGCGGTTCTGCAGCGGCTACCTATTTAAACGTGATCGATTGAACCGAACTTCGATGCATTGGTTCACTGAGCAAGGGGTTAGGCCCCGAGAGCTTAACAATCTATCGAAAGGAAACGAACCATGAGACGGATCATCCCGCTTTTGACGAGCGCCGTCGTTCTAGCGACTGCATATAACGCACCCGCCTTTTCGCAAGGCGCCCCGCAAACTGTGACCCTGATGAGGGTCGACCCGGCGTCGCTGGCGACCGGCTATCGAACTTCCAAAGTCGTTGGCAGCAATGTTTACAACGAAGCGAATGAGAAGGTGGGAACGATCGACGATCTGATCGTTACCCCTAGCGAGAGAGTTCCTTTTGCGGTGCTATCGGTCGGCGGATTCCTCGGAATGGGATCGAAATATGTAGTTGTACCGTTCAGCTCATTGCGGGTGCAGGACAAGCAGATGATGCTCCCTGGCGCTACCAAAGACTCGCTCAAGAGCCTCCCGATTTCAAATATAACAGCTGAATCGAGCGGCCCGCGAGCCCGGCCCTAACGCCGGGCTCCTTATTCGTTGCTGGCGGCGATGATGGGACATTCATCGTGATGATCCAGCGATGACATTACGCGCCATCCGCAGGCGGTAGGCATCCTAACCTACGACATAAAGGACGGTTGTTATGACCGAGACCGGGAAGACAGTTGAAGATCGCGTGCGAGAACGCGCTCATGCCTTGTGGGAAAAGCACGGCCGAGCGCATGGCCGCGCGGATGAGCACTGGCGTCAAGCTCGATCGGAAGCGGAGGCTGAAGAGAGCGAGCCCGGCAATGACGATCTTGAATTTCTGGCCAGGAAAACGGCAAGGCCTGCTAGATCATCGTCGCCCTAGCGTCGGACCAAATCTGGTCTTTCTTCAATCGCGATCCCAGAGCGCCCATCGTAGCCAGCCATTCGGCGCAAAACTGAAGGAATAGCGAAAAGAAGCGATACTCAAACCAAACCCGCGCGATGAAATGATTTCGCATGCGATTGTCCTTTTCACAGCGATACAATTCATGCGTCGTTAGACTGTTCCGTTTTGCGAGCTGCTGCTCACAGCGCGTTTTCGTGATCGACATGATGGAGACGTGATCGCGACGTTTTTTGACGCGGCTTGCGTCTAAAACGCGGTCGCCGCAATGCCTGTCGCGTTCAGCTTGCATGCCTCGCGCTGCTAAGAGTTCCTTCGACACCCGCCGCGTGGACGCGTGAAACCGATAAAGCGAAGATAGCTCCCGGCATGCGGGCGCCAAGAGCTCGTCGCATCTTAGGATTGCGGCGTGAGGATCTTTTCCGCGTCCGGCCTAATTATTTTCTTCGATCATGAGGTTATCGCGCCAAAGCGGTATGGATGACCCTCTCCGGGGCCGCAAACGAGGGATGTCGCGGCGCTGAGGCGGTGTGCTTGTTTTCGTCGGAACTGCTTGAACGTTGGATCGTTAGCGGACCGCTGTTTCCGACGCTTCGCTGCGCCAAACAAGGACGCTTCTTATGGCTGATTTCAATCCCCCGTCGACGCTGAAGATCGGCGGAAATCCCATCCATCCCATGCTCGCACCGTTTCCTATCGTTTGCTTTATGGGAGCCTTCGTCACTGACCTAATATATTGGCATACCGCTGCTGTAATGTGGGAGACGTTCTCTGTATGGCTATTGACTGCCGGTCTGATCATGGCCGGCTTTGCGGCGATCGCCGGCTTGATCGACTTCATAAGCAGCGAAAGAATACGCGCCTTGAAGCCGGCGTGGCCTCATCTGCTCGGCAACGCGCTTGCTCTGGTCCTTTCTTTGATCAACGTCTTCGTCCACAGCCGCGACGGTTACACCGCGGTTGTCCCGACAGGCCTGATTCTTTCCGGTCTCGTTGTCGTCATCCTGCTTTTCAATGGTTGGACGGGCTGGTCCATGGTCTATCGCCACCGCGTCGGGGTGGCCAATTGATGCGCGCTTTCCGATTTACGGATTCAACGATCCGCGTGGCTCATCTTGCCCTTCTTTGCGTCGCCATTTCTGGTTTGGCCCTCGCCGGCTGCGATGACAAGGGCGGCGATCCGAAATCTCAGATCGGCGCCAATCCGCTGCTGCCCGATCCGCAGCAATATCTCCTGCCGCCGATGAACATCGCGAAGGTGGCGAGTTGGGGCAAGAATGAGACGCCAACGGTTGCGCAGAGCCTTCAGATCCGCGCCTTGGCGACTGGGCTTCAGCATCCTCGGTCGCTCTACGTCCTTCCAAACGGCGATGTATTGGTGGTTGAGAGCAGTGGCCCCAAAGCGCCAATCAACCGACCCAAGGACTTGATAATGGGGTGGGTGCAATCGTTCGCTGGGGCCGGCGCCAAGGGCGGCAACCGCATCACTTTGTTACGCGATGTGGGAGATGACGGCGTTGCAAAGACGCGGACCATCTTTCTGGACAATCTTAACTCGCCATTTGGCGTCGCCTTGGTTGGCGGCGACCTTTATGTCGCAAACACCGACGCCATCGTCCGCTATCCCTACACGGAGGGCGAAACCAGGATCACGGCCGCCGGAACCAAAGTTACCGATCTGCCCGGCGGCCCTATCGACCACCATTGGACCAAGAGCCTGCTGGCGAGCCTCGATGGGTCTAAACTCTATGTTGGGGTCGGCTCAAACAGCAACATTGCCGAAAATGGCATGGAGGCCGAGGTCGAGCGCGCCGCCATTTGGGAGGTCGACCGCATGTCGGGCGCTCACCGCATCTTTGCCAGCGGGTTGCGCAATCCGACCGGTCTGCAATGGGAGCCGCAAACCGGCGCTCTCTGGGCGGTCGCGAATGAACGCGACGAGCTCGGGCCGGATCTGGTTCCAGATTATTTAACCTCGGTGCGCGACGGCGGCTTTTACGGCTGGCCCTACAGCTATTACGGGCAACATTTGGACCCACGGGTCGAGCCGCAACGGCCTGATTTGGTCGCTAGCGCAATTGTTCCAGACTATGCGTTGAGCTCCCACGTCGCTCCACTGGGGATGGCTTTCTACACTGGCGCAAACCTTCCTCCGGCCTACCGCGGCGGCGTCTTCGTGGGCGAGCACGGGAGCTGGGATCGAAGTCCGCTCACCGGCTACAAAGTCGTGTTCGTGCCATTCAGCGGCGGCAAGCCAAGCGGACCGGCGGAAGACGTCGTCACAGGGTTCCTCAACGCGGAGAATCAAGCGCGCGGCCGGCCGGTGGGTTTGGCCGTGGACCGTAATGGCGGATTGCTTATCGCCGACGACCTTGGGAACGCCGTGTGGCGAGTGACGGCGTCCGCGCAGTAAAAGGCAGGCCTTTGTGTTAGACGACGCGCTTTCCGCATGGCTTTCATTGGCGCTCGGGGAGGAGAGATAGTCTTCGCGGATAGGAGACGAAGCGACAAAGACGCTTTCGATCGTCGGCGGCACGCTGCCAGCCTAGGCTCTACCCCGGCGGCAACTGAAATAGGGGCAAACGGCGGAAGGCGCCAAAATGGCATAAGATGTTGATTTTTATTGGCGCAATGGCGGAGAGGGAGTCCGCCGAATTAGCGTTCAAGGCAGTTCAAGGTCGTGTACGTTGTCCTCTATGGATCAGCTAGTTACGAGATAATCTGTCTTCCTTCGTCCAGCTTAGTTTGCTACAATCGACTTTCGAGATTGGGGCCAGAGTTGGGGCCGGAGAAAACTATGGCTAGGAAGTTACACAAGCTTACGGCGGCAACGGTTAAGGCGTTGAAGAGGCCCGGAAGGCACGGCGATGGCGCGGGCTTGTATTTGCACATCGACGCCGGCGGCCGGCGCCGCTGGATCTTCCTCGCGATTCGCGGCAGCAAGCGGGGTGGAAAACGGCAGGAAATGCGGCGGGAAATGGGCCTTGGGGGCTACCCGGCCGTCACGCTCGCCGACGCGCGTGCCAAGGCCGACGAAGCGCGCAAGCTCGTCGCCGCGGGCGTCGATCCGATTGAAGCGCGGCGCGAGGCCGGAAAGCCTGAGGCCGGGAAGCCGACGTTCGGCGAGTACGCTGATAAATTCGTTGAAGCCAAGTCAGCTGAGTGGCGCAACGACAAGCATCGCGCTCAATGGAAAATGACGCTCGAAAAATATGCCGCACCCCTGCGCCCGCAGCCCGTTGGCGAAATAGACACGGCTGCGGTGCTGACGGTCTTGCAGCCCATTTGGGGGAGCAGGCCGGAAACAGCGTCGCGATTGCGCGGCCGGATCGAATCTGTTCTCGATGCGGCAAAGGCGGAGGGTCATCGATCGGGAGAGAATCCCGCGCGCTGGAAAGGGCACCTCGACAAGCTCTTGGCGAAGCGTCAGCAGCTCACTCGCGGACATCACGCGGCCCTGCTGTACTCTGACGTACCGAAGTTCATTAGCGATCTCCGCGCGATGAACGCGATGGCTGCAAAGGCCCTCGAGTTCCTGATTCTGACCGCAGCGCGGTCGGGCGAAGTGCTCGGCGCTCGATGGGATGAAATAGACCTTGAGGCCAAAGTTTGGACGGTTCCGGCGACACGGATGAAAGCCGGGCGCGGACATCGCGTTCCGCTATCCGGCCGCGCGGTCGAGATCCTTGAAGAACTCGCCGACGGCAAAACAAGCGATTTCATCTTTCCCGGACAGCGAGCCGGGCGCCCGCTCTCCAACATGAGTATGGAAATGGCTCTGCGTCGCATGAAAATGGACGCGACTACGCATGGCTTTCGAAGCAGCTTCCGGGATTGGGCGGGCGAAGAGACGCATTTTCCACGCGAGGTCGCCGAGGCAGCGTTGGCTCATGTCATCGGCGATAAGGCCGAGCAGGCCTATCGGCGCGGGGATGCTCTGGAAAAGCGCCGCGGGTTGATGGAGGCCTGGGCCATGTTTTGCGAGCCCAAGGCGGCTGCGAATGTGACGCCAATGGCGCGCGGTGCCGACTGAATTCACGAACGCGCGGGGATAGGCTGGCCGGCCGACAAGCGAGATAGTCCACTTGCTTCCCCGCGTTCCCAGGACACTCGCTAGGACACGCGATGAACGACGATCCCGCCTCGGTTGGGGCCTCCGAAGAATGGGTTCCGCTTGATGAAGGCGTCCGTATGATCGCCCGCCTTTCGACCCGTGAAGTGCTACGTCGCCCCGGCGGCGTGCCGCCACAGGCGATGGTCGACCTTATTGAGTCCTTGCGGCAAGGGCTCATCGCTAGCCGGGGCGAGCGACACGAAACCAGGGAGATGGAGATTATCTCGGCCCATGATTGGCAAGAATACGAATCTGACTGGTCCTCCGTCAGTCATCGCGACTTGCGTTATCGCGGTCGACGTCTACCCGTATTCGAATCCATCGAGGTCGACGCTATTGGCATAAGGCGCCTATTCACGCCGGTGTCCGACAAAGCGCCCAAATCGAAAAATAAAGGTGGCAGGCCGCCCGCCGTCAATTGGGAGATGGTGAAGTCCGAAACTTTTCGATTGATGGACGAGAACGGCGATTTCACTCCGGATGACAGGAAGTGGAACGCGCAGGCCCGGCTTGAACAAGATCTGGAAAGCTTTTGCGAAGAAAAGCTTGGCGTTGTTGTCGCGATGTCCGGCATTCAGCAGCGCATTCCGGCATGGCTCGATGAATGGCGCATAAAAAAACAGTCGTACCCAGAAACCTAGTTGTTGGGCGTTTCTGGGCGTTTCCGGGTGCGCCGGCGGTGTCTGAGGGCGAATCTCGTGGTCGTTCATAACCGACCACGAAAGATGCCCTCAAATGCACCCCCAGACCACGACAACCGACAGTTCGACGTCGGCCGCCGCGCAAGGCGATCGCGTCGCGAACATTCTGCCCCTCAGCCACGGCGGCGCTTACACCGTCTTTGATGCCGCCAAGCTCATCGGGGTCTCGCGATCCTCGATCTTTAATCTGATCGCCGCGAAGAAGCTACGGACACTGAGAATTGCGGGACGCCGGCTGATCCCGGCCGACGCAATTCGCGCCCTAATTTCGGGAGGCGAATGATGCGGCGCCCAAACGAAAACCCCGCCGTTAGCGAGACGGCGGGGCTCGGAAATGTTGCTCACGACCAAGCGATCAACACCCGAGATATAGCATCGCCGCAAGCCTCTTTCAACGGTCCCTCGAAGATCGACCTGGCGAAGTGCGACCTCCTTCGCGATTTCGTGGTCGAGTCGCTCTCGATTGCGGCGCACTACGCCGACACCGCGATGACCTTCGCCTCGATCGGCGACGACGCCCTCCTTGAGCAATCGATGCGCGGATATACGCAATTCGCGCGAGCCGCGGCAAAGGCGGCGCGCGAGGTCGTTGATATCCGCAGAGGAGCTCGGCCATGAGCGCGCAAGCTATGATTCTCGGAGTCATATTCCGGGGGCCTGAGCGGAAAATCGGCAAGAGTGGCAAGCACTATGTGGATGCCACAGCGCGCGTTCGTGATGGCGCCGAGGGCACGCAATTCTGGCGCATTAGGTCTTTTAGCGAGAGCGCGTGCGCGGACCTGATGCGGCTCCGCGAGGGCGATTCGCTCAGCGCGCAGGGCAGTCTGCAGGTTGAGATTTATCAGAAAGCCGGCGAGCCGAAGCTTTCATATAGCATGGTAGCTGATGCCATCCTGCCCTTGCGGGCGCCACGCAAGGATCGCAAGCCGGTGGCCGATCGGAAGGGCCCGTCACCCGCACAGACGGCGCAGCAAACTCTTGCGAAATCGCACCAGCGGCCGATCAGCGTCGCCGAATTCGATGACACCACTCCGCCTTGGGAAGCTTGATCCGATGAACGAGCATCCGCGCCGGCCCGCGGCCATCCCCAACGATCCGCATCTGCATCGCATTTCGAAGAAGAACCCGTAATCATGGACCGCCAAACGCCACCTGAACCGCCGCGCGACGAAAACTATGAGGCGAGCCTGGCCGCCCTGGATTCCGGATATGGTGATGGCGAGAGCGAGATCAGCAATGTCGTTTCGTTCGAACCTGGGAAGCCAGCCGCGGCGAAAAAGAAGTCGAGACCCAAGCCTGTAGACGCGACGGATCAAGCGACACCCGATAGCGTCGTCATTGGCGGCGCGGAAAAGCGGATTACAACATTGGCGCAGCTCAACGAGCGCTACGCGTTGCTAGAAGCGCCGGGATCGGCCCCGGCCTATGTCGAGCGCAGTACGGGGCACCCGCTGCAAGACATCTGCCTTAAGCGCAAACTTGCTCCTGAGGTTGTCATCACGGGCAGGAAGGACAATCGCCCGTTTTATGCGTCTGCCTATAATTTTTGGACTGGCCATGCTCGTCGACATGTTTATAGGCGGATCGCTTTCACCAGCAAGGAAGTTCCCGGCGATACCCTGAACCTATGCAGGGGCCTTGGCGTCACACCGAAGGCTGGGCCGGTTGACCTTATTCTCACTCATATTCGGGAGGTCATTTGCGCTGGGGACGTCCGGGCTACCGACTATATGATCAAGCTTCTTGCATGGCAGATCCAAAACATCGGCCGGCCCTCAAAGATCATCGTTGCCCTAAAGACCAAAAAACAGCAGGCCGGCAAGGGTTTGTTGCTTGAGCAGATCATGCTGAGAATTTATGGCCCGAGCGGCGTCATGCCGGCCACTGCTGACCAAGTTCTCGGCCGGTTTAATGATGCGCTGCGCGGCGCATCTTACATCTTCTTGGACGAGGTCCTCTTCGCCGGCGATCGCCGCGCGGCGGATCAAGTCAAAAAGCTCTCGACGGGCAGCGTCATCGGGATCGAGACTAAAGGTGTCCCCATCGTCCAATGCCCTATCGGCGTCAATTTCTGGCTGGCGAGCAACCATGACAATGCGGCCCATATCGAAGAGGGCGATGCCCGGCACTGGGTTTTGAACGTGAGCGAGCATCGGATCGGCGACGCCGCATATTTTTCGAAACTGAGCCACCAGATCGAGAACGGCGGCCGAGAGGCGTTCGCTCATCATCTTCTGACACTCGACGTCGCCGGCTTCGTACCGTGGCGCGACATCGAGATCGACACCGCGGCGCGCAGCGACATGATCCGGGAAAGCATCAACCCGCATGATGCCCGCAAGTGGATTGAAGCTTGCTGCGCCGTAGAGCAGATCATTGGCACGAAAGATCTCTCAACGGGAAGCTGCACCCCCTGGGTCGACGGAGAGGCGTATAGCTTCGCCGAGCTGGCGGCCGCATATTCCGTGTGGGTCAAAGACCAGCGGTCAGCCCGCGGCGCCCAGCCTACGCCGCTGCATAGGCTCGGGGAAGTTCTGACCGCAGCCGGGTTCGGAACGAAAAAGACTAAAACCTGCAACTTGCGCGTTTTGCCCAAGACGGATGCCTGCATAGCGCTTCTATGGCGCCGTCCGAAGGATGGAAGCTGATTTTCTCCTTCCAGCCTCTCCCTCCATGCCTCCAGCATTGATTTTAAACGGTTTTCTCTTCGGGTGGAAGCATGGAGGCAAAAACAGACGAAACGCTACAAATATTGCGCGCGGCGTTTTCAACGATCCGATTTGCAGCGATTTGCCGATTCTGCTTCCAGTGCTTCCACCCAAGCGATTTTCGCAGCGACATCAACGGCATAGCCAAAATATTCCTGCTTCCATCCTCCCTCCATTCTCCTTCCATCTGCTTCCAGGAATAAATAGAGAGATAAGGAGTGGTGAGCCTCAAACTTCGGCGTTTAGCGCAAAATCCGTGTCGAAATACTCGCCGCCCAAACCATTGAAAAACGCAGGAAAATCCACGCGCACACGCGCAACGGCCAAATTGCAGCCAAACACGATAGGGCAAAATCCCAACCGACAAGCGGGATCGACGACCCAAGGCTCAAAGTTCGGGAGTAGTGCAAACCCGGAGAGTCTGATGCCTTGGGCGCACGCGGGACAGCTCCCAGCATTTCAGCAGCGGCCGGATCGTAAGGGGCATTCGAGAAAGGCTATTGCAACGCTTGTGCTCATCTTGGATCAGCGGCACATCGCACGCCCAACCCTCGTTAGCGGATACCTATTCCGCCGCACTCTCCTCTAGGATCAAGCGGTTTGAGGCATCGGCCCCAATCTCTGGCCCCAATTGCTCAGCCGGTAGGATCTCCTCGCCGCGCGGATCTCCAGTCGTCGCCGGCGCGCGCATTTGGAAAGGGCTCCCCCGAGGTCGTGAATTTGGCGCGATCGCCTGATGAGGGGGGTACCCGGAAAAACCAAGTCTAGGCAGTAAGCTCCAGGCTCAGCCGCGCACCTTACGCCTCAAAATCACGACAACCCAAATTTTTTCCTATGCCCGGCGAACATTTCGACAGACCGCAGGATGGCCTGGCGTCGAGCCTGCCCGGCAAGCCCAGGTCGTCCGAGACATCGCCGAGAACAAATCATCCGGTCTCGATGCCGAAGTGAAGCGCGACGCGGCGAATTGTTTGCAGTCGCCCAGACCGACAGGCAGGAGAAAGAAATACCACTAGCGGAACGGCCAAAATCGGTTAGCTTGGCAGTGTTGTAAAAGTGCCGGTATGCGTAAATAACACAAGCTTAAAGGGGACGCCGATGGCCGCAGTTATTTCCCTGTTCAATCACAAAGGTGGAGTGAGTAAAACTACCACAACTTTTAATCTCGGGTGGGCGCTGGCTGATCGCGGGAAAAGAGTATTGATAGTCGACGGTGATCCGCAATGTAATTTGACTGGAACCGTCTTAGGTTTCGACGGTGTAAATGACTTCAGTTCTTTTTACAAATCTCATCCAAACGGTAACATAAGCGACTGCCTAAATCCAATATTCAAGGCAACTGGAGCTCCGTTAGATCCAGCAGATATCACTGAGACAACAAATAAGAACCTGTTTCTGCTAGCCGGCAATATTGAGTTGGCTGAAAATGAGACGCAGATCGCTGTTGCTCTGTCGACAAGCGCGGCGATCCCGGCGCTGCAAAACATTCCAGGCGCTGTTGGTGCGCTGCTGAGAAAGACAGCAGATAAAAATAGGATAGATTTGATAATCATTGACATGAGCCCGAGTGTCGGCGCTCTTAATCAATGCTTTCTAATGGGAAGTGACTATTTCATTGTTCCGATATCCCCTGATTATTATTGCAATCAAGCGATTTCATCTTTATCTCGTGTATTGCCCCGTTGGAACGACGAGGTAAATAGGTTTAGGGATAAGTCATTATTGTATCCGTTTCCGAATCATCCACCACAGTTTTGTGGAACAATTTCGCAAAGATATCGACCGCGTTCTGGCGCGCCGGCATTTTCATTTCAGCAGTGGATCGATGTTATTAAGCAAACCGTTCTCAAAGAGTTTGTGCCAGTGCTGGCCTCAAATAATATGGCAATATCTGAAAGCCAATTCAGAGCATC
It contains:
- the glgX gene encoding glycogen debranching protein GlgX, translating into MGDDIKSRVREGLPYPLGACWDGRGVNFAIFSANALKVEVCLFDAGGGAELERVTLPEYTDQIFHGWLPDIGPGQVYGYRVHGPYEPDAGHRFNPMKLLLDPYARAHMGDLQWDPAIFGYSIGHPDEDLSFDERDSAPFVPKCIIVDPNFDWRGQPQRKPLAWDRTIFYETHVRGYTKLHPNVDEHLRGTYAGLGSADVLAHIKSIGVTSVELLPIHSFINDSHLLEKGLTNYWGYNTIGFFAPDPRYASDRANCLREFKEMVARFHEADLEVILDVVYNHTAEGNERGPTLSFKGIDNASYYRLLPDQKRFYINDAGTGNTVNLSHARVIQMVTDSLRYWVNETHVDGFRFDLGTILAREPNGFDNQSGFLKACSQDPVLGAVKLVAEPWDCGPGGYQVGEFPPGWAEWNDKFRDAVRDFWRGASKAADLAPRLLASPATFNHQGRKPWASVNFITAHDGFTLNDVVTYNDKHDEASGEDNKDGSSDNRSDNCGVEGPSDEAEINCIRGRQRRNMLATLLLSQGSPMLLAGDEFGRTQKGNNNAYCQDNDISWVNWSFGDNERSLIRFVGRLTALRRRFPILRRGRFLTDAYNEELDIKELTWVNPGGGEMSAGDWESGASCFGLMLDGRAQPTGIRKRGEDATILMIFNAWHDNADFILPSQGGSDQRWTLMIDTDVSGEMEELENQTFSFGHKYAIAAWSFLLFALVPEETRATGG
- a CDS encoding PRC-barrel domain-containing protein; the encoded protein is MRRIIPLLTSAVVLATAYNAPAFSQGAPQTVTLMRVDPASLATGYRTSKVVGSNVYNEANEKVGTIDDLIVTPSERVPFAVLSVGGFLGMGSKYVVVPFSSLRVQDKQMMLPGATKDSLKSLPISNITAESSGPRARP
- a CDS encoding DUF2231 domain-containing protein codes for the protein MADFNPPSTLKIGGNPIHPMLAPFPIVCFMGAFVTDLIYWHTAAVMWETFSVWLLTAGLIMAGFAAIAGLIDFISSERIRALKPAWPHLLGNALALVLSLINVFVHSRDGYTAVVPTGLILSGLVVVILLFNGWTGWSMVYRHRVGVAN
- a CDS encoding sorbosone dehydrogenase family protein, with the translated sequence MRAFRFTDSTIRVAHLALLCVAISGLALAGCDDKGGDPKSQIGANPLLPDPQQYLLPPMNIAKVASWGKNETPTVAQSLQIRALATGLQHPRSLYVLPNGDVLVVESSGPKAPINRPKDLIMGWVQSFAGAGAKGGNRITLLRDVGDDGVAKTRTIFLDNLNSPFGVALVGGDLYVANTDAIVRYPYTEGETRITAAGTKVTDLPGGPIDHHWTKSLLASLDGSKLYVGVGSNSNIAENGMEAEVERAAIWEVDRMSGAHRIFASGLRNPTGLQWEPQTGALWAVANERDELGPDLVPDYLTSVRDGGFYGWPYSYYGQHLDPRVEPQRPDLVASAIVPDYALSSHVAPLGMAFYTGANLPPAYRGGVFVGEHGSWDRSPLTGYKVVFVPFSGGKPSGPAEDVVTGFLNAENQARGRPVGLAVDRNGGLLIADDLGNAVWRVTASAQ
- a CDS encoding integrase arm-type DNA-binding domain-containing protein, whose protein sequence is MARKLHKLTAATVKALKRPGRHGDGAGLYLHIDAGGRRRWIFLAIRGSKRGGKRQEMRREMGLGGYPAVTLADARAKADEARKLVAAGVDPIEARREAGKPEAGKPTFGEYADKFVEAKSAEWRNDKHRAQWKMTLEKYAAPLRPQPVGEIDTAAVLTVLQPIWGSRPETASRLRGRIESVLDAAKAEGHRSGENPARWKGHLDKLLAKRQQLTRGHHAALLYSDVPKFISDLRAMNAMAAKALEFLILTAARSGEVLGARWDEIDLEAKVWTVPATRMKAGRGHRVPLSGRAVEILEELADGKTSDFIFPGQRAGRPLSNMSMEMALRRMKMDATTHGFRSSFRDWAGEETHFPREVAEAALAHVIGDKAEQAYRRGDALEKRRGLMEAWAMFCEPKAAANVTPMARGAD
- a CDS encoding helix-turn-helix domain-containing protein yields the protein MHPQTTTTDSSTSAAAQGDRVANILPLSHGGAYTVFDAAKLIGVSRSSIFNLIAAKKLRTLRIAGRRLIPADAIRALISGGE
- a CDS encoding single-stranded DNA-binding protein gives rise to the protein MSAQAMILGVIFRGPERKIGKSGKHYVDATARVRDGAEGTQFWRIRSFSESACADLMRLREGDSLSAQGSLQVEIYQKAGEPKLSYSMVADAILPLRAPRKDRKPVADRKGPSPAQTAQQTLAKSHQRPISVAEFDDTTPPWEA
- a CDS encoding primase-helicase family protein, which translates into the protein MDRQTPPEPPRDENYEASLAALDSGYGDGESEISNVVSFEPGKPAAAKKKSRPKPVDATDQATPDSVVIGGAEKRITTLAQLNERYALLEAPGSAPAYVERSTGHPLQDICLKRKLAPEVVITGRKDNRPFYASAYNFWTGHARRHVYRRIAFTSKEVPGDTLNLCRGLGVTPKAGPVDLILTHIREVICAGDVRATDYMIKLLAWQIQNIGRPSKIIVALKTKKQQAGKGLLLEQIMLRIYGPSGVMPATADQVLGRFNDALRGASYIFLDEVLFAGDRRAADQVKKLSTGSVIGIETKGVPIVQCPIGVNFWLASNHDNAAHIEEGDARHWVLNVSEHRIGDAAYFSKLSHQIENGGREAFAHHLLTLDVAGFVPWRDIEIDTAARSDMIRESINPHDARKWIEACCAVEQIIGTKDLSTGSCTPWVDGEAYSFAELAAAYSVWVKDQRSARGAQPTPLHRLGEVLTAAGFGTKKTKTCNLRVLPKTDACIALLWRRPKDGS
- a CDS encoding AAA family ATPase, which encodes MAAVISLFNHKGGVSKTTTTFNLGWALADRGKRVLIVDGDPQCNLTGTVLGFDGVNDFSSFYKSHPNGNISDCLNPIFKATGAPLDPADITETTNKNLFLLAGNIELAENETQIAVALSTSAAIPALQNIPGAVGALLRKTADKNRIDLIIIDMSPSVGALNQCFLMGSDYFIVPISPDYYCNQAISSLSRVLPRWNDEVNRFRDKSLLYPFPNHPPQFCGTISQRYRPRSGAPAFSFQQWIDVIKQTVLKEFVPVLASNNMAISESQFRASSPGDTPYNLANIADFNSLIAQSQKHSTPVFALSDSQIEQGGIILQTMKASRDEFAKSFVALAKCVESLTGI